The Paenibacillus sp. MBLB1832 genome has a window encoding:
- a CDS encoding YheC/YheD family endospore coat-associated protein: MSNPYVGILVNDALFAGIPLGNTKYEAIGFYGDAGKFYGVTPCYFRIQDVRMKTMKVHAYVQEDGRYKRKWSKLPKVVHNRAIYLDPESAKTLGEWSKRGIQIFNQWNRYSKLRIHELLMKNEAIRPHLPCTFPATIPNVKAMMASYDSLIIKPTNSSIGRGVMKLERRSGKWNLQYPVNMKLSNRKWRTLIFRQRLPLILRRRLRTGSYMVQQCLPLATVAGRPFDMRISVQRGANGEWGVTGIVAKVASSKQFLTNVAQGGRLMTLTDILNTEYPHLNQDHVCREITDFSLLVAQQLSLDLPNLADIGLDIAITKDGYPLFIECNSKDQRYSFREADMQACWQSTYYNPIAYAKFILDGGTPPN; encoded by the coding sequence ATGAGTAATCCCTATGTGGGTATTTTGGTCAACGATGCTTTGTTTGCAGGTATTCCTCTAGGGAACACAAAATATGAAGCTATTGGATTTTACGGGGATGCTGGCAAGTTTTATGGGGTAACACCATGTTATTTTCGCATACAAGATGTTCGTATGAAAACGATGAAGGTTCATGCCTATGTCCAAGAAGACGGCCGTTATAAAAGGAAATGGTCCAAACTCCCGAAAGTGGTCCACAATCGTGCCATATATTTGGATCCGGAGTCAGCGAAGACGTTGGGGGAATGGTCCAAACGCGGGATTCAAATCTTCAATCAGTGGAACCGCTATAGCAAGCTGCGCATACATGAACTATTGATGAAAAATGAAGCCATTCGTCCGCATCTCCCCTGTACATTCCCAGCTACGATCCCCAATGTCAAAGCGATGATGGCCTCCTATGACTCTCTCATCATAAAACCTACCAATTCTAGCATTGGGCGCGGCGTCATGAAGTTAGAACGGAGATCCGGGAAATGGAATCTTCAGTATCCCGTTAATATGAAGCTAAGCAATCGTAAATGGAGAACCCTCATCTTCCGTCAACGCTTACCCTTGATCCTGCGGCGCAGGCTTCGCACAGGCAGCTATATGGTGCAACAGTGCCTTCCCCTTGCAACGGTTGCGGGACGACCGTTTGATATGCGCATTTCGGTGCAGCGCGGGGCGAACGGTGAATGGGGGGTAACGGGCATCGTCGCCAAGGTAGCATCCAGCAAGCAATTCCTTACGAATGTGGCGCAAGGCGGACGGTTGATGACATTAACCGATATACTAAATACAGAATACCCGCATCTGAACCAAGATCATGTGTGCCGCGAGATTACGGACTTCTCGCTCCTCGTTGCCCAGCAGCTCAGCTTGGATTTACCGAATTTAGCTGACATCGGCCTCGATATTGCGATTACCAAAGATGGGTATCCGCTTTTCATTGAATGCAACAGCAAAGATCAACGTTACAGCTTCCGCGAAGCGGATATGCAGGCCTGTTGGCAGTCCACCTATTACAACCCTATCGCTTATGCCAAATTCATCTTAGACGGCGGTACGCCTCCTAATTGA
- the nagZ gene encoding beta-N-acetylhexosaminidase translates to MKPLLILFILLLSGCQFHQGAQVARPTPTSSLPVSSVPSATPNMEAPSPTSTATPKPTDMQGVPASMTLDEKLGQMVIAGIDGFTLNEQARELITTYHVGGIILYKPNVKDTKQLVDLVNELKLSNNGNPLPLWLGVDEEGGRVTRLPDEITKTPSSQIIGKTGKPAIAHDIGQLLGKELLAYGLNMDFAPDLDVNSNPKNPVIGDRSFGANATTVSTYGIPMMKGLQEMKVVPVVKHFPGHGDTSVDSHVGLPVVQNDLARLRKLELVPFAEAIRQQADAIMVAHILLPKIDSANPASMSKKIMTDLLRQELGFQGLIMTDDMTMGAIAENYNMSEAAQKSVLAGSNVVMVGHDPEKAMAVLKSLKAAVQAGTIPMATIDQSVAEVVRLKRKYLLQDRPVVAPDPKSLDLEVARVLAPIKK, encoded by the coding sequence GTGAAGCCACTACTGATTTTGTTCATACTGCTCTTATCAGGTTGTCAGTTTCATCAAGGAGCACAAGTCGCTAGGCCAACACCAACGAGCAGCTTGCCTGTAAGCTCAGTCCCATCAGCCACTCCTAACATGGAAGCTCCTTCCCCGACTAGTACTGCAACTCCTAAGCCTACAGACATGCAGGGAGTTCCTGCTTCCATGACTTTGGATGAAAAGCTCGGTCAGATGGTTATTGCAGGCATCGATGGTTTTACATTAAACGAGCAAGCTCGTGAATTGATAACCACCTATCATGTTGGCGGTATTATTTTGTATAAACCGAATGTGAAAGATACGAAACAGCTGGTTGATTTGGTCAATGAACTTAAGCTGTCCAACAATGGGAATCCACTTCCGCTCTGGTTAGGTGTCGATGAGGAAGGCGGTCGAGTCACACGTCTGCCAGATGAAATTACCAAAACACCTTCAAGTCAAATCATTGGAAAGACGGGCAAACCCGCAATAGCCCACGATATTGGGCAGTTATTAGGAAAAGAACTGCTCGCCTATGGCTTGAATATGGACTTTGCCCCAGATCTCGACGTAAATTCGAATCCGAAAAATCCTGTCATTGGGGATCGATCCTTCGGCGCAAATGCAACGACGGTAAGCACGTATGGGATCCCGATGATGAAGGGATTGCAAGAGATGAAAGTCGTTCCCGTTGTGAAGCACTTTCCTGGGCATGGAGACACTTCAGTCGATTCGCATGTAGGCTTGCCCGTTGTGCAGAACGATTTGGCTCGCTTGCGCAAGCTGGAGTTGGTGCCGTTCGCAGAAGCGATTCGCCAGCAGGCGGACGCGATAATGGTTGCACACATTTTGCTGCCCAAAATTGACTCGGCGAATCCCGCTTCCATGTCCAAAAAAATCATGACTGACCTTCTCAGACAGGAGCTTGGCTTCCAAGGTCTTATTATGACGGATGACATGACGATGGGGGCTATCGCTGAAAATTACAACATGAGTGAAGCTGCCCAGAAGTCCGTGCTGGCTGGCTCGAATGTAGTGATGGTCGGGCATGATCCCGAGAAAGCGATGGCTGTCCTGAAATCTCTGAAGGCGGCTGTGCAAGCAGGTACGATTCCGATGGCAACCATCGATCAAAGTGTCGCAGAGGTGGTTCGGTTAAAACGAAAGTATCTCCTGCAAGATCGACCAGTGGTTGCCCCAGATCCGAAAAGCTTAGATTTGGAAGTTGCGCGGGTGCTTGCTCCGATCAAGAAATAG
- the asd gene encoding archaetidylserine decarboxylase (Phosphatidylserine decarboxylase is synthesized as a single chain precursor. Generation of the pyruvoyl active site from a Ser is coupled to cleavage of a Gly-Ser bond between the larger (beta) and smaller (alpha chains). It is an integral membrane protein.) — protein MSKPFFRLLTELSSRKWVSQITGAFARSKISRLFIPRFAQTYGIRIEDAEKHLKDYKSLNDFFTRRLKPGLRPIHQDTTRVVSPVDAMITGIGDIKDGLIVNVKGQDYTIEEMLNRSPRTVNYKNGFYFVLYLSPTDYHRIHSPISGDILEKEHVLGKVYPVNEFGLRHMKRVLSRNERLITFIQHASGEVAVVKVGALNVSSIQYVTPLPNTLERGQELAYFEFGSTVVLLFEDGMFEPRADLQLGSKVKMGEDLGRFLEN, from the coding sequence ATGTCGAAGCCGTTTTTCCGATTACTGACCGAACTATCCTCGCGTAAATGGGTATCTCAAATCACAGGTGCCTTTGCTCGTTCCAAAATAAGCCGTCTTTTCATTCCGCGTTTTGCGCAAACATACGGCATTCGCATTGAAGATGCCGAGAAGCATCTCAAGGATTATAAGTCGTTGAACGATTTCTTCACGCGCAGATTAAAGCCAGGTCTTCGCCCTATTCATCAAGACACAACGCGTGTCGTGAGTCCTGTCGATGCGATGATTACAGGGATTGGCGACATCAAAGATGGCTTAATTGTCAATGTCAAAGGTCAAGACTACACGATCGAAGAGATGCTGAACCGCTCGCCGCGCACAGTGAACTACAAGAACGGTTTCTATTTCGTCTTGTATTTGAGCCCGACCGATTACCATCGTATCCATTCCCCGATCTCCGGTGATATTCTCGAGAAAGAGCATGTCCTAGGGAAAGTGTATCCCGTGAATGAATTTGGCCTTCGCCATATGAAACGCGTGCTAAGTCGCAATGAACGTCTCATTACTTTCATTCAACACGCATCAGGAGAAGTGGCTGTCGTCAAGGTAGGCGCTCTCAATGTGAGTTCCATTCAATATGTAACCCCGCTTCCAAACACACTTGAACGCGGTCAAGAACTCGCTTATTTTGAATTTGGTTCAACCGTCGTTCTGTTATTTGAAGATGGGATGTTCGAACCTCGCGCTGATTTACAACTAGGCTCCAAAGTGAAAATGGGCGAAGACCTCGGACGATTCCTGGAAAACTAA
- a CDS encoding transposase: MSIMIVLLIILIPPVMGICSWLFEIGRHVFAGAAVLSAYIVGIVISLAIHDILRDDTVFMTNIHVVFTNTLFLFCGAYLGAYGIYVLLLHFLKGLRKE; encoded by the coding sequence ATGTCGATTATGATTGTATTGCTCATTATTTTAATTCCTCCCGTTATGGGGATCTGTTCGTGGTTGTTTGAGATCGGCCGACATGTATTTGCAGGTGCAGCGGTCCTAAGTGCCTATATCGTAGGCATCGTGATCTCACTGGCGATCCACGATATTCTTCGCGATGACACGGTATTTATGACGAATATCCACGTGGTCTTCACGAACACATTGTTTTTGTTTTGTGGAGCCTATTTGGGCGCATATGGGATTTATGTGCTGCTGCTTCACTTCCTGAAAGGCTTGCGCAAGGAATAA
- a CDS encoding glycosyltransferase family 4 protein, translated as MKTKRKSPLPRLVIVTPGSFPIPSGNSSSVEQVIQKTAEHLVKRMPVYVLGRKAPNQPWKEIKQGIAYRRVRYQGPKSYISHIHKEISRLRPNIIQVDNRPRFLGILRKKHPKAILSLVLHSTTFITEPHISKKALTACLQGADVIIVNSDFLKRYLQQEVPSAARKIKTHYLGVDTGQFTSKWSVKGQETRKLMRKKLDCENCKIILFVGRLISKKGVHHLIEAMHRVIESEPTAKLVLVGSAFYGSDKVTGYVKGLVKSAKKLSNHVTFIPYVKHQEMPKWIGIADVLVVPSIGPEAFGLVNVEAMATGVPVIATRVGGIQEVIEHGQTGYLVDPANIKTELPENILRVIKDENLQRTLGENGLRRVNELFTWQKAAQVRFHLYSQMRKETALV; from the coding sequence TTGAAGACAAAACGGAAGTCCCCATTGCCTCGTCTCGTCATCGTCACACCAGGATCCTTTCCTATCCCCTCAGGGAACAGCAGCTCGGTCGAGCAAGTCATTCAGAAGACAGCGGAGCATCTCGTCAAACGAATGCCTGTCTATGTGCTTGGCCGGAAGGCGCCGAATCAACCATGGAAGGAGATTAAGCAAGGAATCGCATATAGGAGGGTGCGTTATCAAGGGCCTAAATCCTATATTTCACATATCCATAAAGAAATCTCCCGCCTGCGGCCAAACATTATTCAAGTGGACAATCGGCCGCGGTTTCTTGGCATTCTTCGGAAGAAGCATCCAAAGGCGATCCTAAGCCTGGTCTTGCATTCCACGACCTTTATTACGGAGCCTCATATCTCCAAAAAAGCGTTAACCGCATGCTTGCAAGGGGCAGACGTCATTATTGTGAATAGCGATTTCCTGAAACGGTATTTGCAACAAGAAGTACCTAGTGCCGCGCGCAAAATCAAAACGCATTATTTGGGCGTCGATACAGGGCAATTTACATCGAAATGGTCGGTAAAAGGTCAGGAAACGCGAAAGCTCATGCGAAAGAAGCTGGATTGTGAGAATTGCAAAATCATTTTGTTCGTAGGCCGGTTGATCTCGAAGAAAGGTGTTCATCATCTGATTGAGGCGATGCACCGTGTTATTGAAAGCGAGCCAACAGCGAAATTAGTCCTTGTCGGAAGTGCCTTTTATGGATCAGATAAAGTAACGGGGTATGTCAAAGGGCTTGTGAAATCGGCGAAAAAGCTGTCCAATCATGTAACGTTTATTCCTTATGTGAAGCATCAAGAAATGCCCAAATGGATTGGAATTGCAGATGTTCTCGTTGTGCCTTCTATTGGGCCTGAAGCGTTCGGACTCGTCAATGTAGAAGCGATGGCAACGGGTGTTCCCGTTATTGCGACTAGGGTCGGAGGGATTCAAGAAGTGATCGAGCATGGGCAAACGGGCTACCTAGTTGATCCGGCCAACATTAAGACAGAGCTGCCAGAAAATATCCTGCGTGTGATCAAAGATGAGAATTTACAGCGCACGCTGGGAGAGAACGGACTTAGGCGGGTAAACGAGTTGTTTACATGGCAGAAAGCTGCCCAAGTGAGATTTCATTTGTACAGTCAAATGCGAAAGGAAACGGCTCTTGTCTAG